Proteins encoded together in one Larus michahellis chromosome 4, bLarMic1.1, whole genome shotgun sequence window:
- the FOS gene encoding protein c-Fos: MMYQGFAGEYETPSSRCSSASPAGDSLTYYPSPADSFSSMGSPVNPQDFCTDLAVSSANFVPTVTAISTSPDLQWLVQPTLISSVAPSQSRGHPYGVSAPAPAAYSRPAVLKAPGGRGQSIGRRGKVEQLSPEEEEKRRIRRERNKMAAAKCRNRRRELTDTLQAETDQLEEEKSALQAEIANLLKEKEKLEFILAAHRPACKMPEELRFSEELAAATALDLGTPSPPVAEEAAFALPLMAEAPPAVPPKETGGGGLELKAEPFDELLFSTGPREASRSVPDMDLPGASSFYASDWESLGAGTSGELEPLCTPVVTCTPCPSTYTSTFVFTYPEADAFPSCAAAHRKGSSSNEPSSDSLSSPTLLAL; the protein is encoded by the exons ATGATGTACCAGGGATTCGCCGGAGAATACGAGACGCCCTCCTCCCGCTGCAGCAGCGCTTCCCCGGCCGGGGACAGCCTCACCTACTACCCCTCCCCGGCGGACTccttctccagcatgggctccccCGTCAACCCGCAG GACTTCTGCACCGACCTGGCCGTCTCCAGCGCCAACTTCGTGCCCACGGTGACAGCCATCTCCACCAGCCCCGATCTGCAGTGGCTGGTGCAGCCCACCCTCATCTCCTCGGTGGCCCCCTCCCAGAGCCGCGGGCACCCCTACGGTGTGTcggcgcccgcccccgccgcctacTCCCGCCCCGCAGTGCTGAAGGCGCCGGGCGGCCGCGGACAGAGCATCGGCCGCAGGGGCAAAGTCGAGCAG CtgtccccagaggaggaggagaagagaaggatccgcCGGGAAAGGAACAAGATGGCAGCGGCCAAGTGCCGCAACCGGCGGCGGGAGCTCACTGACACGCTGCAGGCG GAGACCGAccagctggaggaagaaaagtcTGCGCTGCAGGCGGAGATAGCTaacctgctgaaggagaaggagaagctggaGTTCATCCTGGCAGCCCACCGGCCCGCCTGCAAGATGCCCGAGGAGCTGCGCTTCTCCGAGGAGCTGGCGGCTGCCACCGCGCTGGacctgggcacccccagcccccccgtggCCGAGGAGGCTGCCTTCGCCCTGCCGCTGATGGCTGAGGCGCCGCCGGCCGTGCCGCCCAAGGagaccggcggcggcgggctggaGCTCAAGGCTGAGCCCTTCGACGAGCTGCTTTTCTCCACGGGGCCGCGGGAGGCTTCCCGATCCGTGCCCGACATGGACCTGCCTGGGGCCTCCTCCTTCTACGCGTCGGACTGGGAGTCGCTGGGCGCCGGGACCAGCGGTGAGCTGGAGCCCCTATGCACCCCTGTGGTgacctgcaccccctgccccagcacctaCACCTCCACCTTTGTCTTCACCTACCCGGAGGCGGACGCCTTCCCCAGCTGTGCTGCCGCGCACcggaagggcagcagcagcaacgaGCCCTCGTCTGACTCCCTCAGCTCCCCCACCCTCCTGGCCTTGTGA